The Salinispora tropica CNB-440 genome has a window encoding:
- a CDS encoding SAM-dependent methyltransferase, giving the protein MTEQTDLTARVRDAYDKSADQYDSAGQLLFHPLGKTVADLLELKPGERVLDLGCGRGACLFPIAAQVGTEGFVLGIDQAPGMVEACGADLEARGLADRAQVRLGDVQSFTVDRPFDAISAGMVLFLLPAPQQALAAAAAALRSGGRLVATTFPTENGRLAAGWESAEILAEVLSTYLPEGVDDPWQLVLGLNGPLVSEESTASAVLTAGFTDVDIRHIAAKSRFESIDDYLAWTWTVTPRMLWELVPPERRTEATNAARTALRSLAGSDGSLVFSCPTRTIRAVR; this is encoded by the coding sequence GTGACCGAACAGACCGACCTCACCGCCCGAGTCCGGGACGCCTACGACAAGTCCGCTGACCAGTACGATTCCGCCGGCCAACTCCTCTTCCACCCACTGGGCAAAACGGTCGCCGACCTGCTGGAGCTCAAGCCGGGCGAGCGGGTGCTCGACCTCGGCTGCGGTCGTGGCGCCTGCCTGTTTCCGATCGCCGCCCAGGTCGGTACCGAGGGTTTCGTGCTCGGCATCGACCAGGCACCCGGCATGGTGGAGGCGTGTGGGGCCGACCTTGAGGCCCGCGGACTGGCCGACCGGGCGCAGGTGCGGCTCGGTGACGTCCAGAGCTTCACCGTTGACCGGCCCTTCGACGCGATCAGCGCCGGCATGGTTCTGTTCCTGCTACCGGCACCGCAGCAGGCGTTGGCCGCTGCCGCGGCGGCGCTGCGCAGCGGTGGACGGCTGGTCGCGACGACCTTTCCGACGGAGAACGGCCGACTCGCCGCCGGCTGGGAGTCGGCGGAGATTCTCGCCGAGGTGTTGTCCACCTATCTCCCGGAGGGCGTCGACGATCCATGGCAGCTTGTCCTCGGTCTCAACGGACCGCTGGTCTCCGAGGAGTCAACCGCCAGCGCGGTCCTGACGGCGGGCTTCACCGATGTCGACATTCGTCACATAGCAGCGAAGTCCCGATTCGAGTCGATCGACGACTACCTCGCCTGGACCTGGACGGTCACCCCGCGCATGCTGTGGGAACTGGTGCCGCCGGAGCGGCGGACCGAGGCCACCAACGCGGCCCGGACCGCGTTGCGGAGCCTGGCGGGTTCCGACGGTTCGCTGGTGTTCTCCTGCCCGACCCGGACCATTCGCGCCGTCCGTTAA
- a CDS encoding lantibiotic dehydratase, whose amino-acid sequence MAALTWTVPAGRGELTVETVPWALLRSTGFPVQLVAGLATATLIAAADRVFAAEQEVEAARVHFLHECWPVAREAVRELEPRQRSLRALQSCRRRVEAGARLDERGIEILTATGLPQWASRWNTLVDAHTEHLATVRAEFDGALHQARLHTATTANSDAFRHAVFVSNPGFFHSALRTPPMAHPSWDSSAVGTDPPRALRRRLDTVHRYLRRFATKCETVSFFGPVLFSKLRPEQDQPVQVGTPAPERIVVEASAWLVEQLREQAVGQTPLRTQRAWPSPLFRQPGPEHVLERVVDGRRFTVAAAALALWQAAAASPGAHLADLLAATGTMDQSDERLARLVRALGPALTVSPWRLPATELHALTRLAGEHPTATVVELADCRDRYAQAGWPDRAPHLTAAQQASARAGGDASRNGGQHYADRELFHEDRSSPLSEQVSLGAPIVDRIRQVTEAVFPLTFLAALLAREDARDALCTALRGTSAPLAALAAREIPARTDRRDHLDSILHELTTKAVGDLAAVADRPPVVELDPHVLADALAPLWETVSLDPDDACLPSPDLMVAGPDPATATWVLSELHDDCSSIFGGLERPLHSDPDGLWADFVARVEQAVSPRTAATIVSRRRSAHVTPELPGVAIELSGLSSKDRTEVVPIAEAHVPATADAVLVDGERRLLWPGDLSSTLHRALSRPALGPISIDLGTYTPRIVVAGVVLQRARWRVRLPERADDAYGQWLALHRIRAQHRLPRHVYVRHPAEPKPLYVDFADPMAVLDLARLAPADVVVSEMLPTPEQLWWRPDDQPHCAELRLGTVLRPTASAHVDEDDDAIPHHP is encoded by the coding sequence ATGGCAGCACTGACCTGGACGGTGCCAGCCGGGCGAGGAGAGTTGACCGTCGAGACCGTACCGTGGGCGCTGCTCCGCAGCACCGGCTTTCCGGTCCAGTTGGTGGCGGGGCTCGCCACCGCGACCCTCATCGCCGCGGCCGACCGGGTGTTCGCCGCAGAGCAGGAGGTCGAGGCGGCGCGCGTCCACTTTCTGCACGAATGCTGGCCCGTCGCGCGCGAGGCTGTCCGGGAGCTCGAGCCCCGTCAGCGATCCCTGCGCGCGTTGCAGAGCTGTCGGCGCCGGGTGGAGGCGGGAGCACGGCTGGACGAGCGGGGCATCGAGATTCTGACGGCCACCGGACTACCGCAGTGGGCTTCGCGGTGGAACACCCTGGTCGACGCCCACACCGAACACCTGGCGACCGTCCGCGCAGAGTTCGACGGGGCACTGCACCAGGCTCGGCTACACACCGCGACGACCGCCAACTCCGATGCCTTCCGGCACGCCGTGTTCGTGTCGAACCCGGGCTTCTTCCACTCCGCGCTGCGGACGCCGCCGATGGCGCACCCCAGCTGGGACAGTTCGGCGGTGGGCACCGACCCACCGCGCGCGCTGCGCCGCCGGCTCGACACCGTGCATCGCTACCTTCGCCGCTTCGCCACCAAATGCGAAACCGTCTCATTCTTTGGGCCGGTGCTGTTCAGCAAGCTTCGCCCGGAACAGGACCAGCCGGTCCAGGTCGGGACACCCGCGCCCGAGCGCATCGTGGTGGAGGCCAGCGCCTGGCTGGTCGAACAGCTCCGTGAGCAGGCTGTTGGTCAGACTCCACTGCGTACCCAGCGCGCCTGGCCCAGCCCCCTGTTCCGCCAGCCGGGCCCGGAGCACGTGCTGGAACGGGTTGTGGACGGCCGCCGCTTCACCGTCGCCGCCGCCGCGCTGGCCCTGTGGCAGGCGGCAGCGGCCAGCCCCGGAGCTCACCTGGCCGACCTGCTGGCCGCCACCGGGACGATGGATCAGTCCGACGAACGCCTGGCACGGCTGGTACGCGCGCTGGGGCCGGCGCTGACCGTCTCGCCCTGGCGTCTCCCGGCCACCGAGCTCCACGCGTTGACCCGGCTCGCCGGGGAGCACCCCACAGCCACGGTCGTCGAACTCGCCGACTGCCGGGACAGGTACGCCCAGGCCGGGTGGCCGGACCGCGCCCCGCATCTCACCGCGGCGCAGCAGGCCAGTGCCCGGGCCGGCGGGGACGCCTCCCGCAACGGTGGACAGCACTACGCCGATCGGGAACTGTTCCACGAGGACAGGTCCAGTCCGTTGAGCGAGCAGGTCAGCCTCGGAGCGCCCATCGTTGACCGGATCCGTCAGGTCACCGAGGCCGTCTTCCCCCTGACTTTCCTGGCCGCCCTCCTCGCCCGCGAGGACGCCCGGGACGCGCTGTGTACCGCACTGCGGGGCACGTCGGCCCCGCTCGCGGCCCTCGCCGCCCGGGAGATTCCCGCCCGTACGGACCGGCGGGACCACCTGGATTCCATCCTGCACGAACTGACCACGAAGGCCGTCGGCGACCTGGCAGCGGTCGCCGACCGTCCGCCGGTCGTCGAACTCGACCCACACGTACTCGCCGATGCCCTCGCCCCGTTGTGGGAGACGGTCTCCCTCGACCCGGACGACGCCTGTCTGCCCAGCCCTGACCTGATGGTCGCCGGCCCGGACCCCGCCACCGCCACCTGGGTGCTCTCGGAGCTGCACGACGATTGCAGCTCCATCTTCGGCGGACTGGAGCGACCCCTGCACAGTGACCCGGACGGGCTGTGGGCGGACTTCGTGGCGCGGGTCGAACAGGCGGTTTCGCCACGGACGGCCGCGACGATCGTCTCCCGCCGCCGCAGCGCCCACGTCACCCCGGAGCTACCAGGGGTGGCGATCGAACTCAGTGGCCTGTCGAGTAAGGACCGCACCGAGGTGGTGCCGATCGCCGAGGCCCACGTCCCCGCCACGGCGGACGCCGTCCTGGTCGATGGCGAACGTCGGCTGCTGTGGCCGGGAGACCTCTCCTCCACCCTGCACCGGGCCCTTTCCCGTCCGGCGCTCGGCCCGATCTCGATCGACCTCGGCACCTACACGCCGCGGATCGTCGTCGCCGGGGTCGTACTGCAACGCGCCCGGTGGCGGGTGCGTCTCCCGGAACGAGCCGACGACGCGTACGGGCAGTGGTTGGCACTCCATCGCATCCGGGCACAGCACCGACTGCCGCGCCACGTCTATGTCCGGCATCCCGCCGAACCGAAGCCGCTGTACGTCGACTTCGCCGACCCGATGGCGGTGCTCGACCTCGCCCGTCTCGCCCCGGCCGACGTCGTGGTCTCCGAAATGCTGCCCACGCCCGAGCAGCTGTGGTGGCGTCCCGACGACCAACCGCACTGCGCGGAGCTCCGCCTCGGCACAGTGCTGCGGCCTACGGCCTCGGCCCACGTGGACGAGGACGACGACGCCATCCCCCATCACCCGTAA